One Synechocystis sp. PCC 7509 genomic window, CTCACGGGTAAAACTGAAACTCCTAGTCCACGCGATACATACATGGCGATCACACCATCTCGATACCAACCACTAACATAACGCCCGCTTCCATTAGGACGTAAAGGAGCAAAACCAAATAATGATAATTGTCCGCCATGAGTATGCCCTGATAGCATATATTGTGGTTTGTATTGTGCTATTTTTGCTAACTCATCTCTTGTAAATAAATCTCGATAGGCTGGCGAGTGAGCAAGTAATAAATGGTTTTGTTGAGGAAGAACACCTTGAAGTGATTTGATTAAATCGGGTTTACTAACTAAATCATCTAATCCTGTAATCAATACAGAGCGCTCACTATAGTTATGTAAAATGCTTTCATTAATTAATAAGCGGCAATTATGATTAGCATAGATTTGGGTCAACCGTTTTAAATCAACACCTGCCCAGTATTCCCAATTACCCATAATTGCATACTTAGC contains:
- a CDS encoding metallophosphoesterase translates to MVTRYQLNQQFAYKDNNFKIVQISDLHLKQFNNRAQHIAEQINKLNPNVVLFTGDSIDKVEQLDGFERFLSLLNKQTAKYAIMGNWEYWAGVDLKRLTQIYANHNCRLLINESILHNYSERSVLITGLDDLVSKPDLIKSLQGVLPQQNHLLLAHSPAYRDLFTRDELAKIAQYKPQYMLSGHTHGGQLSLFGFAPLRPNGSGRYVSGWYRDGVIAMYVSRGLGVSVLPVRIGVVPEISYFEWFLN